The following are from one region of the Vitis riparia cultivar Riparia Gloire de Montpellier isolate 1030 chromosome 14, EGFV_Vit.rip_1.0, whole genome shotgun sequence genome:
- the LOC117929546 gene encoding 60S ribosomal protein L22-2 yields MSRGSAVGAKGKKKGATFTIDCGKPVEDKIMDIASLEKFLQERIKVGGKAGALGDTVTVTREKSKITVTSESNFSKRYLKYLTKKYLKKHNVRDWLRVIASNKDRNVYELRYFNIAENEGEEED; encoded by the exons ATGAGTCGGGGAAGCGCAGTGGGAGCGAAGGGGAAGAAGAAGGGAGCGACCTTCACGATCGACTGCGGGAAGCCGGTGGAGGATAAGATCATGGACATTGCTTCGCTGGAGAAGTTTCTCCAGGAGAGGATTAAAGTAGGCGGCAAGGCCGGTGCTCTTGGTGACACCGTTACCGTCACCCGTGAGAAAAGCAAGATCACCGTCACTTCTGAGAGCAACTTCTCCAAGAG GTATTTGAagtatttgacaaaaaaatactTGAAGAAACACAATGTCCGCGACTGGCTTCGTGTAATTGCATCCAACAAGGACCGAAATGTTTATGAGCTTAGGTACTTCAACATTGCAGAGAATGAGGGGGAGGAGGAGGATTAA